One Bremerella sp. JC817 DNA segment encodes these proteins:
- the ehuC gene encoding ectoine/hydroxyectoine ABC transporter permease subunit EhuC: protein MSELLSNIENLPPPFDLLPFLLQGLHITVILAAGGSLVAIVLSVLFGVWSKSKDPILRWLSSIYITLFRGASALILLYWFYFALPELTNIRLDAITTGILVLGANVGAYGAEVVRASLDSVPKGQYQAAAALNLNRWQTMRYVIFPQAVLSMIPPFGNLMIELLKGTALVSTITVTDLTLQGKFLRDDTHRSFEIFGLLLIIYFLLSICITGAFRLLERRLSHGRDYGGGQ from the coding sequence GTGAGTGAACTTCTCTCGAATATCGAAAACCTTCCGCCCCCTTTTGATTTGCTTCCGTTCTTACTGCAAGGACTGCATATCACCGTGATCCTCGCCGCCGGTGGCAGCCTGGTGGCCATTGTGCTGTCGGTGTTGTTTGGTGTTTGGAGCAAATCGAAAGATCCGATCCTGCGTTGGCTCAGCTCGATCTATATCACGCTGTTTCGCGGAGCGAGCGCCCTGATCTTGCTCTACTGGTTCTACTTCGCATTACCGGAACTGACGAACATCCGCCTCGACGCGATCACCACCGGCATCCTCGTCTTGGGGGCAAATGTTGGAGCCTACGGTGCCGAGGTCGTTCGAGCGAGTCTCGATTCGGTACCCAAAGGGCAGTACCAGGCCGCGGCAGCTTTAAACCTGAATCGCTGGCAGACCATGCGTTACGTGATCTTCCCGCAAGCTGTGCTCAGCATGATCCCGCCGTTCGGCAACTTGATGATCGAACTGCTGAAAGGGACCGCCCTGGTTTCAACGATCACCGTCACCGACCTGACGCTGCAAGGCAAGTTTCTGCGAGACGATACGCATCGTTCGTTTGAGATCTTTGGCCTTCTGCTCATTATCTATTTCCTGCTGTCGATCTGTATCACCGGTGCTTTCCGTCTTTTGGAACGTCGCCTCTCGCATGGTCGCGACTACGGTGGAGGACAGTAA
- the ehuD gene encoding ectoine/hydroxyectoine ABC transporter permease subunit EhuD — MWKWEVVWQVMPHILSGLVVTLEAVAGGMVLALILGLLWAVLRRSKQRWLSWPTWGVVEFIRSTPLLVQLFFVYFVMIDMVGRGLSPLMTGIVVLGVHYSCYTAEVYRAGLDGVAKGQWNAAKALNLTPLQTYRYVILPQAIPPILPNLGNYLIAMLKEAPLLSTITVLEVLNEAKIFGNEHYRYLEPLTIVGVLFIFLSLLAGLSVEWLRKRTAAMTS, encoded by the coding sequence ATGTGGAAATGGGAAGTTGTCTGGCAGGTCATGCCACACATCTTAAGTGGCCTGGTTGTCACGCTGGAAGCGGTTGCCGGAGGCATGGTCTTGGCTTTGATCCTCGGCTTGCTGTGGGCCGTATTGCGACGATCAAAGCAGCGTTGGCTCAGTTGGCCGACGTGGGGCGTGGTCGAGTTCATTCGATCGACGCCGCTGCTGGTGCAGTTATTTTTCGTCTACTTCGTGATGATCGACATGGTTGGTCGCGGGCTGTCACCGCTGATGACCGGAATTGTCGTGCTCGGTGTGCATTACAGCTGCTACACGGCGGAAGTCTATCGCGCAGGCCTCGATGGTGTCGCGAAGGGACAGTGGAATGCCGCGAAGGCTCTGAATCTGACGCCCTTGCAGACCTATCGCTACGTGATTCTGCCCCAGGCCATCCCGCCGATTCTGCCGAATCTGGGGAACTACCTGATCGCCATGCTGAAGGAAGCCCCGCTCCTTTCCACGATCACTGTGCTGGAAGTATTGAACGAGGCGAAGATCTTCGGCAACGAACATTACCGCTACCTGGAACCTTTAACGATCGTAGGTGTGCTCTTCATTTTCCTCAGTCTGCTGGCCGGACTGTCAGTGGAATGGCTACGCAAACGCACCGCGGCAATGACGTCATGA
- a CDS encoding MarC family protein: MFSQPLIDSTILLLVLLNPFLLCIYLLDLIQGLDLKSFTRTMTRAGLMSAAVYFGFAVAGDRLFTYAFKVRYESFLIFGGVVFLLVSIRLVMIGSSALKGLRGDAPQGAEGTALPFMLGPGTISAAIVTGSRVSIPEAAGAIGFSVLVCVVSIIFLKWLHDLIRKRYEPIMERYLDTIGRIMALLTGTIAVDMILSGLGKWMESVQG; the protein is encoded by the coding sequence ATGTTCAGCCAGCCCCTGATCGACTCAACCATTCTATTGTTGGTCCTCCTGAACCCTTTCCTGCTTTGCATTTACCTGCTCGACCTGATTCAAGGACTCGACTTGAAATCGTTCACGCGAACGATGACGCGCGCAGGCTTGATGAGCGCTGCCGTCTATTTCGGTTTCGCCGTCGCCGGGGATCGACTGTTTACCTATGCCTTTAAGGTCCGCTACGAATCGTTTTTGATTTTTGGCGGCGTTGTCTTCCTGCTGGTCTCGATTCGACTGGTGATGATCGGCAGCTCCGCGCTCAAAGGACTTCGCGGCGATGCCCCTCAAGGTGCCGAAGGAACCGCCCTTCCCTTCATGCTCGGACCTGGCACCATCAGTGCCGCGATCGTGACTGGCTCGCGGGTCAGTATTCCGGAAGCGGCCGGGGCGATCGGATTTTCGGTCCTGGTCTGCGTGGTGTCGATCATCTTCTTGAAGTGGCTGCACGACCTGATTCGCAAACGGTACGAACCGATCATGGAACGCTACCTCGACACGATCGGTCGAATCATGGCCTTGCTCACCGGTACGATCGCCGTCGACATGATCCTGAGCGGCCTCGGCAAATGGATGGAAAGTGTCCAAGGTTAG
- the ectA gene encoding diaminobutyrate acetyltransferase produces MIVRKPRVEDGAQLRQLVANSEEIDDNSCYLYLLLCQDFADTCVVAEHNGSVVGFVTGYTPPDRPTSLFVWQVVVAPEARRQGLAKRMLEALIAQFPGQRLEWVEATITPGNQPSRRLFDALARSLETEIGFTPYFLAEHFGNFSHDPEELCRVGPIGPN; encoded by the coding sequence ATGATTGTCCGGAAACCACGCGTCGAAGATGGCGCACAACTTCGTCAACTGGTCGCCAACAGCGAGGAGATTGATGACAACTCGTGTTATCTCTATTTGCTGTTGTGCCAAGACTTCGCCGACACCTGTGTGGTGGCGGAACACAATGGATCTGTGGTTGGCTTTGTCACCGGTTACACCCCGCCTGACAGGCCAACTTCTTTATTCGTTTGGCAAGTCGTCGTCGCACCGGAAGCGAGACGCCAGGGCTTAGCCAAGCGAATGCTTGAAGCATTGATTGCTCAGTTTCCCGGACAGAGGCTCGAGTGGGTCGAGGCGACAATTACGCCTGGCAACCAGCCTTCTCGCCGGCTCTTTGATGCCCTGGCGCGTTCCCTCGAAACGGAAATCGGCTTTACGCCGTACTTCCTCGCGGAACACTTTGGAAACTTCTCCCATGACCCGGAAGAACTTTGTCGGGTCGGCCCCATTGGCCCCAATTGA
- a CDS encoding DEAD/DEAH box helicase family protein, producing MAVDTGLQMCDWMEESVESKAAFAELSVLEDLFEGVAAQPRSYQLRIVTKAIKALLNAAADPFDEFAGSSASVLIESPTGSGKTVMGLAIAQWMQKHFGLSIGWVSMRRNLLKQAQEENLARGFDVKLELISTFDKDPPKVDMLIVDEAQHDAAMSMANLHCSIRPQYIVGLTATPFRGDRVKLCFDHVIRDAGIHQLIQDGYLSQYHHYTIPEYTPGAVAETYAADIQRWGKSIVFFHRHDQCVECQAQLTLRGIRSEIVTAKSDRDRQLADFLTGKIEVLINMNILTEGFDCPDLKTVFCRPSSKACTIQMCGRVFRKHAELAFKQVVQCQQTPHPIMKTAAATEQYVWTGDQWNSLKMNREIEAISQRSRRLIAGTQVKLPKLVAALKETRPMWEQHRSRF from the coding sequence ATGGCTGTGGATACTGGCCTGCAAATGTGTGATTGGATGGAAGAATCGGTCGAATCGAAGGCGGCCTTTGCCGAGCTTTCGGTACTGGAAGACCTGTTCGAGGGAGTCGCCGCGCAGCCTCGCTCTTACCAACTGCGAATCGTCACCAAGGCGATCAAAGCCTTGCTCAACGCCGCCGCCGATCCGTTCGACGAGTTCGCCGGCTCGAGTGCTTCGGTCTTGATCGAAAGCCCCACTGGCAGCGGCAAAACAGTCATGGGCCTGGCGATCGCCCAGTGGATGCAAAAGCACTTTGGCCTATCGATCGGCTGGGTCTCGATGCGACGCAACTTGCTGAAGCAAGCCCAGGAAGAAAACCTGGCTCGCGGCTTCGATGTGAAGCTGGAACTGATCTCGACGTTCGACAAAGATCCCCCCAAAGTCGACATGCTGATCGTGGATGAAGCCCAGCACGACGCCGCCATGAGCATGGCCAACCTGCACTGCTCGATTCGTCCGCAGTACATCGTCGGCCTGACCGCGACACCGTTCCGTGGCGACCGGGTGAAGTTGTGCTTCGATCATGTGATCCGCGATGCTGGCATCCATCAGCTGATTCAAGATGGCTACCTTAGCCAATATCACCACTACACCATTCCAGAATATACCCCGGGAGCCGTCGCTGAAACTTATGCGGCGGACATCCAGCGGTGGGGGAAGTCGATTGTCTTCTTCCACCGCCACGACCAATGCGTCGAATGCCAGGCCCAACTGACCCTGCGTGGCATTCGCAGCGAAATCGTGACCGCCAAAAGCGATCGCGATCGACAATTGGCCGACTTCCTGACAGGCAAGATCGAGGTTTTGATCAACATGAACATCTTGACGGAGGGCTTCGATTGCCCCGACCTGAAGACGGTGTTCTGTCGTCCATCGAGCAAGGCTTGCACCATCCAGATGTGCGGGCGAGTCTTTCGCAAACATGCCGAACTGGCGTTCAAGCAAGTCGTGCAGTGTCAGCAGACACCGCATCCGATCATGAAAACCGCCGCGGCAACGGAGCAATACGTGTGGACCGGCGATCAGTGGAACAGTCTCAAGATGAATCGCGAGATTGAAGCAATCAGCCAGCGATCGCGTCGACTGATCGCCGGTACCCAAGTCAAACTTCCGAAATTGGTCGCCGCCCTCAAGGAGACCCGTCCGATGTGGGAACAGCATCGCAGCCGCTTTTAA
- the ectB gene encoding diaminobutyrate--2-oxoglutarate transaminase, which yields MNIIDRMESNVRSYCRSFPTTFKTAKDHLIIDENGKSYIDFFAGAGSLNYGHNNETLKRALIEYIEGDGITHALDMTTVAKKRLLQSMQDVLFAPRGMDYKVMFPGPTGTNAVESALKLARKVTGRRNVVSFTNGFHGMTLGSLAITGNSGKRAGAGVSLHDTTHMPFCDYFDAETDTISMIENYLADNSSGIDKPAAFILETVQAEGGVNVASKTWLRRIAELAKSSGAMLILDDIQVGCGRTGPFFSFEFADIKPDIVCLSKSLSGYGLPLAMVLMKPEFDAFHPGEHNGTFRGHNPAFVTAAAALEAYWRDDRLSKEVHEKARMIKETFLDLADRYDGSVRGRGMIQGIEFPDHSVAGKISKSAFGRGLIVETAGPDDEVLKVLPPLTIEYDALKEGLAILTESVHENLKPQSASKPPVTAKS from the coding sequence ATGAATATTATTGACCGAATGGAATCAAACGTTCGTAGTTACTGTCGTTCGTTCCCCACCACGTTCAAGACAGCCAAGGATCACCTGATCATCGATGAAAACGGCAAGTCGTACATCGACTTTTTTGCCGGTGCAGGCTCGTTGAACTATGGGCACAATAACGAAACGCTGAAGAGAGCGTTGATTGAATACATCGAAGGGGACGGCATTACGCACGCCCTGGATATGACCACTGTCGCTAAGAAGCGTTTGCTGCAGTCGATGCAGGATGTGCTTTTCGCCCCTCGCGGGATGGACTACAAGGTGATGTTCCCTGGACCAACGGGAACCAACGCCGTCGAAAGCGCACTCAAGTTGGCTCGTAAGGTCACTGGCCGTCGCAACGTGGTTTCGTTTACCAACGGTTTTCACGGCATGACGCTTGGTTCGTTGGCAATTACTGGGAACTCCGGCAAACGTGCCGGTGCTGGTGTTTCGTTGCACGACACGACCCACATGCCATTCTGCGATTACTTCGACGCCGAGACCGATACGATCTCGATGATCGAAAACTACCTGGCGGATAATAGCAGCGGTATCGACAAGCCAGCGGCCTTCATTTTGGAAACTGTCCAGGCGGAAGGTGGCGTGAATGTCGCTTCCAAGACGTGGCTACGTCGCATTGCCGAACTGGCGAAGAGCTCTGGCGCAATGCTGATTTTGGATGATATCCAGGTCGGTTGCGGTCGAACGGGTCCGTTCTTCAGCTTTGAATTCGCCGACATCAAGCCAGACATTGTCTGTCTGTCGAAGTCGCTTTCCGGTTACGGTTTGCCACTGGCGATGGTGCTGATGAAGCCAGAGTTCGACGCCTTCCATCCTGGCGAGCACAACGGTACGTTCCGTGGTCACAATCCCGCGTTCGTCACTGCCGCAGCGGCGCTCGAAGCCTATTGGCGAGATGACCGTCTCTCGAAGGAAGTGCACGAAAAAGCACGGATGATCAAAGAGACCTTTCTCGATCTGGCCGACCGTTACGACGGAAGTGTCCGAGGTCGCGGCATGATTCAAGGGATTGAATTCCCGGATCATTCGGTCGCGGGGAAGATTTCGAAATCAGCCTTCGGTCGTGGTTTGATTGTCGAAACCGCCGGTCCTGACGACGAAGTGTTGAAGGTCTTGCCGCCACTGACCATCGAATACGATGCACTCAAGGAAGGCTTGGCGATTCTCACCGAATCGGTCCACGAAAATCTTAAGCCGCAGTCGGCATCCAAACCGCCTGTGACAGCCAAGTCGTAG
- the ehuA gene encoding ectoine/hydroxyectoine ABC transporter ATP-binding protein EhuA has protein sequence MNETPPQLRVRDLQKSYGNNAVLRGLNVDIQAGEKIAIIGPSGSGKSTLLRILMTLEAPNSGDIQIDGESIWTMPNGDGNKPADEAHMRRMRSRLGMVFQHFFLFPHLSVRQNLTLAPRLVNHVTSEIADETAMQLLEMVGMETKTDAFPAQLSGGQKQRVAIARALAMQPDIMLFDEVTSALDPELVHEVLAVLRKLASASDMTMLLVTHEMNFAREIADRVLFFDSGVILEDGPPEEIFTNPTHQRTQEFLKTVLEA, from the coding sequence ATGAACGAAACACCTCCACAGCTTCGAGTCCGCGACCTGCAGAAGTCTTACGGTAACAATGCCGTCTTGCGCGGGCTGAACGTCGACATCCAAGCAGGCGAAAAGATCGCCATCATCGGTCCCAGCGGTTCTGGCAAAAGTACCTTGCTGCGCATCTTGATGACGCTCGAGGCACCGAATTCCGGCGACATTCAAATCGATGGCGAATCGATATGGACCATGCCCAATGGCGACGGCAATAAGCCAGCCGATGAAGCCCATATGCGGCGGATGCGATCGCGACTGGGAATGGTGTTCCAGCACTTCTTCCTCTTTCCGCATCTTTCAGTCCGGCAAAACTTAACCCTGGCACCACGACTGGTGAATCACGTCACTTCGGAAATCGCCGACGAGACTGCCATGCAATTGCTGGAGATGGTCGGTATGGAAACCAAAACCGACGCCTTCCCGGCCCAGCTTTCCGGCGGGCAGAAACAGCGCGTGGCGATTGCCCGGGCCCTGGCCATGCAGCCAGACATTATGCTGTTCGACGAAGTCACCTCGGCACTCGATCCCGAACTGGTGCACGAAGTGCTGGCGGTGCTGCGAAAACTGGCGTCCGCAAGTGATATGACGATGCTGCTGGTTACCCACGAAATGAATTTCGCTCGTGAAATTGCCGACCGCGTGCTGTTCTTCGATAGCGGCGTCATTCTGGAAGATGGTCCGCCGGAAGAGATCTTCACCAATCCGACCCATCAACGAACCCAAGAGTTTCTCAAGACCGTACTGGAAGCCTAA
- a CDS encoding YraN family protein, with translation MWDWLKRWSSPQSLGERGERFACRYLRKKGYTIIARQDRTRLGEIDIVAVQDRTIVFVEVKTRSAEEKGSPDEAVDREKQQRLTRAALAYMERHDLLGNCAGRFDVIAIVWPASSRHPEVRHFENAFPATGKFQMHS, from the coding sequence ATGTGGGACTGGCTCAAGCGTTGGTCTTCACCGCAGTCGCTCGGCGAGCGAGGGGAACGTTTTGCTTGCCGGTATCTGCGAAAGAAGGGCTACACCATCATTGCCCGGCAGGATCGAACCCGCCTGGGTGAAATCGATATCGTCGCCGTTCAGGATCGTACGATTGTCTTCGTCGAAGTGAAGACCCGCTCGGCCGAAGAGAAGGGCTCGCCCGATGAAGCAGTCGATCGCGAGAAACAACAACGCCTGACCCGGGCCGCTTTGGCCTACATGGAACGGCATGACCTTCTGGGCAATTGTGCCGGTCGATTCGATGTCATCGCGATCGTCTGGCCTGCTTCTTCTCGCCATCCGGAAGTACGGCATTTTGAAAATGCCTTCCCGGCGACCGGCAAGTTCCAAATGCACTCTTAG
- a CDS encoding DUF932 domain-containing protein codes for MRWNFEYGHARVSDFRVEAQRDEKSGRVEVTGLDLNGEKVRPTRRFWKSMFMRFGFSESVFRYFDHGEVFQRISEKAPNDSVRYCLERGGPKGPRLLSVSNPKRPVITHEEVRALLDHYGGKDIKYTEGVITSTHRPRSGDCDFEIGGDKFKHRFVMETPIDGFSQPKIYLSFLRMLCSNGAIGYSRAFRSDISLGKDIGHCISRALESYDNGEGYAGLRQRFESSQTSWASLNECNKLYKLLFKWDRAKSFDRPNVLTDFHRLTGRMNQLYGLTNLDALSEKRLRVLPAKCRVYDLVNFASEVATHHADEGASRTLQAYIGSLISDEYDMEGTAIEAPEFADFFVTDNRPANALMN; via the coding sequence ATGCGATGGAATTTTGAATATGGCCATGCCCGCGTAAGTGATTTTCGGGTGGAAGCTCAACGAGACGAAAAATCTGGCCGCGTCGAAGTGACCGGCCTGGACCTGAACGGCGAGAAGGTTCGTCCTACGCGACGATTCTGGAAGTCGATGTTCATGCGGTTTGGCTTTTCGGAAAGCGTTTTCCGCTACTTCGATCATGGCGAAGTCTTCCAGCGAATTTCGGAGAAAGCTCCGAACGACTCGGTCCGCTATTGCCTGGAACGTGGCGGGCCGAAAGGACCTCGACTGCTTTCGGTCAGCAATCCGAAACGCCCGGTGATCACCCACGAAGAAGTTCGAGCACTGCTCGATCACTACGGCGGAAAAGACATCAAGTACACCGAAGGAGTCATCACCAGCACGCATCGTCCACGCAGCGGGGACTGTGACTTCGAGATCGGCGGCGACAAGTTCAAGCATCGCTTCGTCATGGAAACCCCGATCGATGGGTTCAGCCAACCGAAGATTTACCTGTCGTTCCTTCGGATGTTGTGCAGCAACGGGGCAATTGGCTACAGCCGAGCCTTCCGCAGCGACATCAGCTTGGGCAAAGATATCGGCCATTGTATTTCCAGAGCCTTGGAAAGTTACGACAACGGCGAAGGCTATGCAGGTCTGCGGCAACGCTTCGAGAGTTCACAAACCTCGTGGGCTTCGCTGAACGAGTGCAACAAGCTTTACAAGTTGCTGTTCAAATGGGATCGGGCGAAGTCGTTCGACCGTCCCAACGTGCTGACCGACTTCCATCGACTGACCGGCCGGATGAACCAGCTTTATGGGCTGACCAACTTAGATGCCCTCAGCGAGAAGCGTTTGCGAGTTCTGCCCGCCAAGTGCCGAGTGTACGACCTGGTGAACTTCGCCAGCGAGGTCGCCACGCATCACGCCGATGAAGGAGCCTCGCGAACGCTTCAGGCTTATATCGGCAGCTTGATTTCCGACGAATACGACATGGAGGGGACCGCGATCGAAGCCCCCGAATTCGCCGACTTCTTTGTCACCGACAATCGGCCTGCCAACGCCTTGATGAACTGA
- the ehuB gene encoding ectoine/hydroxyectoine ABC transporter substrate-binding protein EhuB — MFDENKSEITLTGVSALLIIAAACGVIFWQATQSVTNEEPTLDRIERTRTIRIGFANEAPYGYLDTSTGQVTGEAPEVAKAILEQIGVTNVQPIVADFGSLIPGLKAKRFDMIAAGMYITPERGLEISFSNPTYGIGESFIVKAGNPLDLHSYEDILDHPDAKIGVMGGSVEQGYAKKLGIDARQIAVYSDYASALLGLKGDQIDAVAATDLTVNDLLAKQASDEIEKAQPFSDPVIDGQEIRGYGAFGFRQEDVAIRERFNEELAKFIGSPEHLQLVKPFGFDESTLPGNKTAKELTQTP, encoded by the coding sequence ATGTTTGATGAAAATAAGTCGGAAATCACGCTAACTGGCGTATCAGCACTGCTAATAATAGCAGCAGCTTGCGGCGTCATTTTCTGGCAAGCCACCCAATCGGTAACAAATGAAGAGCCGACGCTCGACCGAATCGAGCGAACGCGAACAATCCGCATCGGATTTGCGAACGAAGCCCCTTATGGCTACCTGGACACTTCGACTGGCCAGGTTACCGGCGAGGCTCCCGAAGTTGCGAAAGCCATCCTGGAGCAGATTGGGGTGACCAATGTTCAGCCGATCGTGGCGGACTTTGGCTCGCTCATTCCGGGCCTGAAAGCAAAGCGGTTCGATATGATCGCTGCCGGGATGTATATCACGCCGGAGCGAGGGCTCGAGATCTCGTTTTCCAATCCAACCTATGGGATTGGAGAGTCATTCATCGTCAAAGCTGGTAACCCGCTTGATCTGCACAGCTATGAAGACATCCTCGATCACCCTGACGCCAAGATCGGCGTGATGGGAGGAAGCGTCGAGCAAGGTTACGCCAAGAAGCTTGGGATCGACGCGCGACAGATTGCCGTCTACTCCGACTACGCCAGCGCCCTGCTGGGACTCAAAGGAGACCAGATCGATGCCGTCGCCGCGACCGATCTGACGGTCAACGATCTGCTGGCCAAGCAAGCCAGTGACGAGATCGAAAAGGCCCAGCCCTTCAGCGACCCGGTTATCGATGGCCAGGAAATTCGTGGATATGGGGCATTTGGCTTTCGCCAGGAAGATGTCGCCATCCGCGAACGCTTTAACGAAGAGCTGGCAAAGTTCATCGGGTCGCCAGAGCACCTGCAGCTGGTCAAACCATTTGGTTTTGACGAATCGACTCTGCCTGGAAACAAGACTGCCAAGGAACTGACACAAACACCGTGA
- a CDS encoding amidase family protein yields MQRTSPQLWHHGAAQLAHLIATREVSTSEVIDAHIQRIEAVNPHINAIVETRFDEAREVAKKFDNESSPPDQPLRGVPLSIKECFHVAGAKATLGMTTPPEIPTTDGTSVARLREAGGIVLGITNVPQLMVIHETRNPVYGTTSNPWDLARGVGGSSGGEAAILAAGGTALGLGSDLGGSIRLPCHFCGVSGLKPTSRRLIRSGARPNLRGLSWLEYQPGPMARNVADLRLAMEVLLRGESPRGWDYAEDPPVRLPSRAMDVTQLRVGLMEDDGFFPVCPAVRRALREGAEGLRAQGATIIPLGPPPTLDMLKSYFGIASADGGRDFRRMLKGSKLDSEVARLVRLAALPRWLRPLIAALALKPFGKHKMAQLFQASGPRSADSLWQVTWQASQQVHQVFQQWDEAKVDVVLCPTHATPAPLEGCAVDLLPAASHSLITNLLGVPCGNVAATTVRQDEESDRTGNDASEKLAAQVERGSHGLPVGVQVAGRFWQEDVVLDVMEALESHYRTLPGYPDIQQLPTTIPKR; encoded by the coding sequence ATGCAACGCACATCCCCCCAACTCTGGCACCATGGCGCCGCTCAACTGGCCCACCTGATCGCGACTCGCGAAGTCTCGACCAGCGAGGTAATCGATGCGCACATCCAACGCATAGAGGCGGTCAATCCGCACATCAATGCGATCGTGGAAACTCGCTTCGACGAGGCCCGCGAGGTGGCAAAGAAGTTCGACAACGAAAGCTCGCCACCTGATCAACCACTGCGTGGCGTGCCGTTGAGCATCAAGGAATGCTTTCACGTTGCCGGTGCCAAGGCGACCTTGGGCATGACCACGCCTCCCGAGATCCCCACTACCGATGGGACTTCGGTCGCTCGTTTGCGTGAAGCAGGCGGTATCGTGCTCGGCATCACCAATGTGCCGCAGTTGATGGTCATCCACGAGACACGCAACCCGGTCTATGGCACGACCAGCAATCCCTGGGATTTGGCTCGCGGCGTTGGCGGAAGCAGCGGCGGCGAAGCGGCGATCCTGGCGGCTGGCGGAACGGCCCTTGGCCTGGGCAGCGATCTGGGCGGAAGCATTCGTTTGCCATGTCACTTCTGCGGCGTCAGCGGCTTGAAGCCAACTTCGCGGCGTCTGATTCGCAGCGGTGCTCGTCCTAACTTGCGTGGCCTGAGCTGGCTCGAATATCAGCCTGGCCCAATGGCCCGTAACGTAGCCGATCTGCGATTGGCGATGGAAGTTCTTTTGCGGGGGGAATCGCCACGCGGTTGGGACTACGCCGAAGATCCACCGGTCCGATTGCCTTCCCGTGCGATGGACGTGACGCAGTTGCGAGTCGGTCTGATGGAAGATGATGGGTTCTTTCCCGTTTGCCCCGCCGTTCGCCGAGCCTTACGCGAAGGCGCCGAAGGACTGCGTGCCCAGGGCGCGACAATCATTCCTCTCGGACCACCACCGACGCTCGACATGTTGAAGTCCTATTTCGGAATTGCCAGCGCTGATGGCGGCCGCGACTTCCGCCGGATGCTAAAAGGCAGCAAGCTCGATAGCGAAGTCGCCCGGCTGGTTCGACTGGCTGCGTTGCCTCGTTGGCTTCGACCTTTAATCGCCGCCCTTGCCTTGAAGCCGTTCGGCAAGCATAAGATGGCCCAACTGTTTCAGGCCTCCGGACCACGTTCGGCGGATTCGCTCTGGCAGGTGACCTGGCAGGCATCACAACAGGTTCATCAGGTCTTTCAGCAATGGGATGAAGCCAAAGTCGATGTGGTTCTCTGCCCGACGCATGCCACGCCTGCTCCGCTGGAAGGCTGCGCGGTCGATCTTTTACCTGCGGCAAGCCACAGCCTGATTACCAATCTGCTGGGCGTCCCGTGCGGCAACGTCGCGGCGACCACCGTGCGGCAAGACGAGGAATCGGATCGAACCGGAAACGATGCCAGCGAGAAGCTCGCCGCCCAGGTCGAACGAGGAAGCCACGGCCTGCCGGTCGGAGTTCAGGTTGCCGGTCGGTTCTGGCAGGAAGATGTCGTGCTCGATGTGATGGAGGCTCTCGAGTCCCACTATCGCACGCTGCCCGGCTATCCCGATATCCAACAACTTCCGACCACGATTCCCAAGCGGTGA